CTGCTGGAAGACCCCCGCGACCAGCTGGTGGACCGCATCAAAACCCTGCTGGTGGCCCTGATTCATTACCCGCCGCCCGGCCCGCGCCTGCTCAACTACTCGGATTATCTGGTGGAGCACCTGAGCAAGGACTACCACTATCTTTCCCATTTGTTCTCCGCTTCCGAAGGCCTCACGATTGAGAAATTCATCATTCGCCAGAAGGTGGAGCGTGCCAAGGAGCTGATTGGCTACGGCGAGCTGCCCATGGCCGAGGTGGCGCAGCAGCTGGGCTACAGCAGCCCGGCCCACCTCTCGCGCCAGTTCCGGCAGGTGACCGGCCTCACCCCCACCGAGTTTCAGCGGCTAGGGCCAGCCAGCCACGCCCGCCGCAGTCTGGACTCGTTGATTTAGTGGCGTATACTTACTCAACGAAGAGCAGGAGCCTACTTAACGGGCTCCTGCTTTTTTGTGTTGATACCTTTAGAAAGTAGAAAGCGAGCAACCAACCTTGCAAATTCATTGCCTACCCATGACCCGACAGCTACTCGTTGAATTCGATGACCTATTCAGTGGACCCACCCCGTCTGTAACAGCATGCTTGACTGATGTTAGCCGCTTGGATGGCTTGCAGGGCGTTTCGCACCTGCTCGGCTATCTGAGCCAAACCCCGGCCCATGCCCGTGATTACGTTACGGACATGCAACAGATTTTCGGGCCATCCAGCGACCCATTTGCCGAACGCATTTATCTGCTGACTCAGGCGCTGGCCAGTCGTGTTGGCACCAAGCTCAACTTTTTCCATCCTAAAACAGCGCTTCAGCTATTTGGCTACTGCTTTGGGATGGCAGCCGGGCCGGTTAAGCAAACAGATGCCGAGTTTGAGCGCAGCATGTTCACGGCGTGCCTAGTGCTGAATGCAGCCTATATCAAAGAGCAATACCAAGCCATGACGACAGCCCGGCAGCTGTTGCCCCACCAGCCACTCGCGGCGACTGCGCTGGCAGGCACCTTCTCGGATTTCGAGTTGATAAACCATCGGTTGCCTCATATCGCCATCCTGCAGATTATTAAGTCGGTACGGCTATTTGAGTTTCTGGAGGCCGAGTCCCGCTTTGCCCCTTTGCTGGGAGCTTTTCTGCAGCGTTTTAATTGCAAAAACTGGCAATCCTTCTTCAACCAGCTAAGTGGAATT
This region of Hymenobacter sp. GOD-10R genomic DNA includes:
- a CDS encoding AraC family transcriptional regulator, coding for MPHPMKADVSIAHVLPPPGSHRLLIKNMVCPQCIRVVREELTALGLTVHRVALGEADVSTADGAAPDWAAIRASLQEAGFELLEDPRDQLVDRIKTLLVALIHYPPPGPRLLNYSDYLVEHLSKDYHYLSHLFSASEGLTIEKFIIRQKVERAKELIGYGELPMAEVAQQLGYSSPAHLSRQFRQVTGLTPTEFQRLGPASHARRSLDSLI